One genomic window of uncultured delta proteobacterium includes the following:
- the mreB gene encoding cell wall structural complex MreBCD, actin-like component MreB (Evidence 2a : Function of homologous gene experimentally demonstrated in an other organism; PubMedId : 14517265, 14573351, 15016371, 2687239, 3049542, 9298646; Product type s : structure) has translation MFRNLFSFLGKDLAMDLGTANTLLYTKNNGIVLNEPSVVALDAERGHVLAVGREAKEFLGRTPKRIQAVRPMRDGVIADFEVTRQMIAYFIKKVISGFNIARPNIVICVPTGITQVEKRAVIESAQQAGSNNVHLIEEPMAAAIGAGLPIHEPLGNMVVDIGGGTTEVAVISLSAIAYAESVRMAGDAMNTAVQRFFQDEFQLLIGENMAERIKMAVGSAYPLQEQLVAEVAGKNLVTGTPQSVRITDGHIREALAEPVRAIVTAIRKALEKTPPELAADIGSNGMLLAGGGGLLKGLDALITADTGLKVTLDDDPLTTVVRGTGRTLDDKKRYGSVYIN, from the coding sequence ATGTTTCGTAACCTGTTCAGTTTTCTCGGCAAAGATCTGGCAATGGATTTGGGGACCGCCAACACTTTGCTCTACACGAAAAATAACGGCATTGTGCTGAACGAGCCTTCCGTTGTCGCGCTTGATGCGGAACGGGGGCATGTTCTTGCCGTCGGGCGCGAGGCCAAGGAATTTCTCGGCCGTACCCCCAAACGCATACAGGCCGTCAGGCCCATGCGCGACGGGGTTATCGCGGACTTTGAAGTAACCCGGCAAATGATTGCGTACTTCATCAAAAAGGTCATTTCCGGGTTTAATATTGCCCGGCCCAATATTGTCATCTGTGTTCCCACCGGCATCACGCAGGTTGAAAAACGCGCTGTCATCGAATCCGCGCAGCAGGCGGGCTCCAACAACGTCCATCTTATAGAGGAGCCCATGGCCGCGGCCATCGGCGCGGGGCTTCCCATCCATGAGCCGCTCGGCAATATGGTCGTGGATATCGGCGGCGGCACGACGGAGGTGGCTGTCATTTCCCTTTCCGCCATCGCGTATGCTGAATCCGTCCGCATGGCGGGAGACGCCATGAACACGGCCGTGCAGCGGTTTTTTCAGGACGAATTCCAGTTGCTCATTGGCGAGAACATGGCCGAACGCATCAAAATGGCCGTCGGGTCCGCCTATCCCTTGCAGGAACAGCTCGTGGCGGAGGTTGCGGGCAAAAACCTCGTAACCGGCACCCCGCAAAGCGTCCGCATCACCGACGGGCATATCCGCGAAGCGCTGGCCGAGCCGGTTCGCGCCATTGTCACGGCCATCCGCAAAGCGTTGGAAAAAACACCGCCGGAACTGGCCGCCGATATCGGCAGCAACGGCATGCTGCTTGCCGGGGGCGGCGGGTTGCTCAAGGGGCTTGATGCGCTGATTACCGCGGATACCGGCCTCAAAGTCACCCTCGATGACGACCCGCTGACGACCGTGGTGCGGGGGACGGGGCGGACCCTGGACGACAAGAAACGCTACGGCAGCGTGTACATCAACTAA
- a CDS encoding GAF domain protein → MHRNVYTHTLGTLCSVLDAYSTVLFLADPPFRGGTVFRLAGKFSLGDFIDPAAVIEPGKGLVGWIAKNNAPLLVPNFDQRKNHLGYYKENEELRIKAFMGCSLPDGQGVLCVDSKRQYSFSDKDQKLLHLFAQLIAEQSANFGKGKTLHTIGEYYSALKEVYTLRRRHSRWADFLREFLGLMVSATGCDYGVFCYNDTAANQYVVEGETAPLVWKPRMQAPAFSVNSGAIGWVCRNGEALFSNAPGGMPESSLFGKGVTTPQFQTVMALPLQMQRKTRGVLCLAKESPLPITEDTQDFVRMASEHLALFLENLYIKCRLRDVSAAATELRSQYEHNRQELEPEE, encoded by the coding sequence CCTTTTCCTGGCGGATCCTCCGTTCAGAGGGGGGACCGTCTTCCGGCTTGCCGGAAAATTCAGCCTGGGCGACTTTATTGACCCCGCTGCCGTCATAGAGCCGGGCAAGGGGCTTGTCGGCTGGATTGCAAAAAACAACGCGCCGCTTCTGGTGCCCAATTTCGACCAGCGCAAGAACCATCTCGGCTATTATAAGGAGAATGAGGAGCTGCGCATCAAAGCCTTCATGGGGTGTTCGCTTCCGGACGGCCAGGGGGTTCTGTGCGTCGACAGCAAGCGCCAGTATTCCTTTTCCGACAAGGATCAAAAACTCCTGCACCTTTTCGCCCAGCTTATCGCGGAGCAGTCGGCCAATTTCGGCAAGGGCAAGACGCTGCATACCATAGGGGAGTATTACAGCGCGCTGAAAGAGGTGTACACGCTCCGCCGCCGCCATTCCCGCTGGGCCGACTTCCTGCGCGAGTTCCTCGGCCTGATGGTGTCCGCCACGGGCTGTGACTATGGCGTATTCTGCTACAACGATACGGCCGCGAACCAATATGTGGTCGAAGGGGAAACCGCGCCGCTGGTCTGGAAACCGCGCATGCAGGCGCCGGCTTTTTCCGTAAACAGCGGGGCCATCGGCTGGGTCTGCCGGAACGGCGAGGCTCTTTTCAGCAACGCCCCGGGCGGCATGCCGGAGTCGTCCCTGTTCGGCAAAGGCGTGACGACGCCGCAGTTTCAAACGGTCATGGCGCTGCCGCTCCAGATGCAGCGCAAAACACGCGGCGTGCTGTGCCTTGCGAAAGAATCGCCTCTGCCCATCACCGAGGACACCCAGGATTTTGTCCGGATGGCCTCGGAACATTTGGCGCTGTTTCTGGAAAACCTGTACATCAAATGCAGGCTGCGCGACGTTTCCGCCGCCGCCACGGAATTGCGGAGCCAATACGAACACAACCGGCAGGAACTGGAGCCGGAAGAATAG